DNA sequence from the Centroberyx gerrardi isolate f3 chromosome 22, fCenGer3.hap1.cur.20231027, whole genome shotgun sequence genome:
CAGTGGTGCATCTTCTAGCTGTCTGTGTGGTTGCCTCTTGCAGGTATAATGAGAAGAGCTTCTTGGGGATTAAGGCTTTAGAATAAAGGATGCTATGTGAATGCTGCTCACCTGCGTGCGTATTGTCGCTCTTGCAGCTTCCTTGCCCACATCTTTATCAAATCTTTGTTGTTGCAGCATTTTTTCCTTGACAGTGGTGTGGAGGAGGCATGGTGTTAAGCCATGACTTGGCTGCAGAACAATGCCATGGCAATATTATATAAGATTTGTGTATTCAGAAAGACAGTCCTTTCTCTATATCAATCAATATCTGTGTAGGCTAAACTAAAGATACAGTGGCCATTTGTGTTCTCTCCAACCAactatttgtgtttttccaccAACCAATATATTCAATTGCTCCattttgagattaaaaatctttATGCCAAGCAACTTTTGAAAACATCAGGAAAGTGCATCTTAATCACAATTACAAGCATAACAGGGATTATAATTTTTATCTGATTattttctccatgttttccGAGAATTCATTAACTGTCATATTTAAGGATATCCAcagagaaatgtaaacattgcttttcatattttattaaaaaatatagaTATAAGACGTTCTCTGGCACAACAAAAAATGACTGGTTGCTCATAAGTTTATTAACAAACATAAATACCATAAATACAATGAATCATAATCTAAAATAAAATGCCAATTTCTCAATGCAGTATTTCATATCTTAACCAAAAATATCTCGTTTCAAAGAGAGTGAAGAATGGTGTAATGCTACAGCTCCGACACCAACATTAAAATGGTAAGGTACAATCGGATAATTATAAGTCAAGCCCACTTACGCTCCATTGTTTGAGGTTAAAGCTATAAATAATAGTGTGATAAAGCAGCACTATGGTACAGAGTATGTTGTGCTGAtggtaaaaatataaaaagaacagaaaagggAAAGGAGATCTTTGGCGGATTGGAAAGAGGTCTTCATTTCCCGAAGAGCTCCATCATTCTTCTGTTATTCTGCGCTTGTTGGGCCAGCTGTTCAGCCCGGGACATCTCCATCATCTCCCGGAGCAGGTGGAAGGTCAGGTCCAGGGATATCGGCGGGTCCTCGgacctccttcccctctccatcGAGTCGTCCACATGGTCTCCGAAGCCGCTTATGAGCGCCCTGATGTTCCCAACTTTCCCTTGTAAAAGACGCCGTGTCAGCTGGAGTTGCAAAGCTCTGTTGTAGACTGCAGGTGATCCGCCGGGATACATTGACGATGACCGGAAAGAGTTAGAGTCCCCGTTGCCCAGTCGGATGAAATACTCCTCTCCAAGCCGCTCCAGGATGGGActagactgctgctgctgggaggtTTGGGATTGGGGAGCTGGGACGCGCAGGGCACCGCCAGGGCTTTCAATAGCCCTACATTCGTAGCGCGGTAAGAAGGCAACTAGCAGAATCACGGTGGTGCCAAGTAGATTGAGCTTCATGTCAGGATATCAGCAGGAATCTGAGGAGAAAAAATGCCTGGATTAACCTCATGCTATATGTTTATTACagatttatgtgaaatgtgcTGCGTAATGTGGAATTTACGCGCGTAAAAGAGGCATTGGATTCATGTGATGGCTTGGTGACTATGAATAAAAGTGTGAGAGTTTAATTACTGTAGTAAGAGAATGCGCGAATTACCTTCATCTGTATTAATTATGTGTATAGGTAATATGAAATTGGTGATGTGGATTTTTGCGCGTA
Encoded proteins:
- the crhb gene encoding corticotropin releasing hormone b, giving the protein MKLNLLGTTVILLVAFLPRYECRAIESPGGALRVPAPQSQTSQQQQSSPILERLGEEYFIRLGNGDSNSFRSSSMYPGGSPAVYNRALQLQLTRRLLQGKVGNIRALISGFGDHVDDSMERGRRSEDPPISLDLTFHLLREMMEMSRAEQLAQQAQNNRRMMELFGK